The Halorussus gelatinilyticus genome contains the following window.
CAGAGTTCCAAATCCACCGGCCCGCCGAGTCGGACGCGGCGTCGCTGGTCGCCGCGGTCCACGACCTCGAACCCGAGCGACCGGTAGAACGATTCGGCGCGCGCGAGGTCCTCGACCTCCAACACGATTTCGAAGACGTCGGTGATGGCCGCTTCGCCGTCGCCGACGCCGCCGATTTCGACGCAGTTGCCGTCCGGGTCGTAGAAGTACAGCGACTTCGCGCCGCCGAAGTCGAACTCCGCGAGGTCGAACGACTCCGCGAGGCGGTCGTACCACTCGTCGTAGCGGTCGGGCGGCGTGGCGAACGCGTAATGGGTGTGGACTCCGCCGCGGGGGACCGTGCCCGGTTCCCGGAGAACGAGGTTCGCCGCGCCCGCGTCGAGGACGACTTCGCCGTCGCCCTCGCTGACCATCGACAGGTCGAGGTGCGTCGTGTAGAACTCGCGGGCGCGGTCGAGATACTTCGCTTCGAGCGCCAGCCAGCGCAACCCCGAGAGCATGGCTTCGTGGTACGCACGCCCGGCGCTTAAAGCCTCGCTGGCCGGACCGCGTAGCCGGACGGACGCCGCGATAGCCGACGCGACGCGTACAGGAGGGTTTTGGGGATTCGGTTCGTACGTCCGACCATGCCGCTGAAGAAGTCACAGCCCGCGACGGAGTACGAGGAGATAGACCGGTGGGACGAGGGCGTCGGGTGGATCGCCCACCCTAACGAGACGATGTTGCGGGCCAGCCACGCGCTCGACACGGCGGCGGGCGTCTGGGTGGTGGACCCCGTGGACGCACAGGGCGTGGACGACCTGTTCGCGGAGTTCGGCGACGTGGCGGGCGTCGTCGTCCTGCTGAACCGCCACTACCGGGACGCCGACGAAATCGCCCGCCGTCACGACGTGCCGGTGTACGTCCCCGCGTGGTTCGACCGCGTGCCCGAGATGGCGGCCGACCTCCGACGCTTCGACACGACGCTACCGGACACCGACTACAGGCTGTTGAAGGTCACCGACACGTTCGGCTGGGAGGAGGCGGCCCTCTACGACGACGAAGCGGGGACGCTGGTCGTCTCAGAGAGCGTCGGCAACGCGCCCTACTTCACGACTCCCGGCGAGCGTCTCGGCGTCCATCCGATGATGCGACTCACGCCGCCGTCGGCGCTGAAGGGGCTTCGGCCCGAGCGCGTGGTGGTCGGGCACGGACGCGGTGCGCTGGACGACGCGACGCGTGCGCTCGACGACGCGCTCGGCGGCGCGCGACGGAAGTCGCCGAAACTCTTCGCCGAGAACCTGCGCATGGTGTTGCGTCGCTGACCGGAGCGGTTTCCGAGTGACCGATTTAGCCGATAAATTTTTGCGAGTTCCCCTCTAGTGTCTAAAACATGCGTTCTCTCCGAGGGGAAAAGCCGAGTGAGAAAATACAG
Protein-coding sequences here:
- a CDS encoding VOC family protein, coding for MLSGLRWLALEAKYLDRAREFYTTHLDLSMVSEGDGEVVLDAGAANLVLREPGTVPRGGVHTHYAFATPPDRYDEWYDRLAESFDLAEFDFGGAKSLYFYDPDGNCVEIGGVGDGEAAITDVFEIVLEVEDLARAESFYRSLGFEVVDRGDQRRRVRLGGPVDLELWEPHLGIADARGGLHADVGFAADDPAAAADAVRDAACAVGEVDGGIRVRDPDGHYLTFQ